The window GGTCAAGGAAGGCAAGCATAATATATTATGGAAGGGTAAGCCCATCTATTTTGCGAAAACTTCCGGTACCACCTCAGGGGTGAAATACATTCCGATTACCAAGGATTCCATCCCCAACCATATCAATACGGCCCGGAATGCGCTGCTCTGCTATATGGCGGAAAGCGGGAATACTGCCTTTGCCGATGGCAATATGATCTTCCTTTCCGGTTCCCCTGAACTGGAAAGGGTGGGTGGAATACCCACAGGCCGTTTGAGCGGGATCGTGAACCATCACATCCCCAGTTACCTCAGGAAGAACCAGTTGCCTTCCTACGAGACCAACTGTATTGAAGATTGGGAGACCAAACTGGATAAGATCGTTGGGGAGACCATTAACAGGAATATGACCCTGATCAGCGGGATCCCACCATGGATGCAGATGTATTTCGACCGCCTGATGGATATAAGTGGCAAGAGGATCAAGGATGTATTTCCCAATTTCAGCGTGTTGGTACATGGGGGTGTGAACTTTTCACCCTACAAGTCCAGGCTTTTCGAAAGCATCGGAAGACCGATCGCGGCTATTGAAACCTTTCCAGCATCGGAAGGGTTCTTCGCCTTCCAGGATTCCCAACACGCAGAAGGGCTGCTGCTGAATACCAATAGCGGGATATTCTTTGAATTCGTTCCCGCCAATGAGATCTTCAATGAAAACCCAACCAGGCTGTCCCTGAAGGATGTGAAGGTCGGGGAGAACTATGCCCTGATCATCAACAGCAATGCCGGTCTGTGGGGATATAACATAGGGGACACCGTGAAGTTTGTGTCCACCAACCCTTATCGTATTGTGGTATCCGGCCGTACCAAGCATTTTATCTCGGCATTTGGCGAACACGTGATCGGGGAAGAAGTGGAATACAGCCTGATGAAGGCTGCAAAGGAAGAAAGGTTGCAGATCACCGAGTTTACCGTAGCGCCAATGATCAGCCAGGGGGCTGGCAAGTCCTATCACGAGTGGTTCATTGAATTCGAGAAGGCGCCCGACAACCTGGAGGCCTTTGCCTCGAGGGTGGATGCCAACCTCAGGGAAAAGAACATCTACTACGATGACCTGATCACCGGTAATATATTATTGCCCCTTAAGATCAGCGTGGTGCAGCGGAACGGGTTCATTGAGTACATGAAAAGCATCGGGAAGTTGGGTGGGCAGAACAAGGTTCCTCGCCTGAGCAACGACCGGAAGCTGGCAGATGCCCTGCAGCCCTGGATAAACTAACCTAAAGGCCGGCCGGATGATCATAGGGATCGATCCAGCCGGCCTTTTAAAATGAGGCATAAAAAATTTTGGCTCATTTTCCTGAAAAACGTATACTTTTGCGTCGACTTCCTTAAAAGTCATTCAACCAGAACTTGAAAGCAGCGAATACATATCAATATCATTTCAGTTCCATCAGGGTGATCTTCTCCCTGGATGCTGCTTTTAGTTTCCTTCCGCGACCTCGACGTGGTTGCTGATAGGACGAGCCCTTTGCAAAGGCCCCTATCAGTGAAAAAAGCCCCCGAGTTACTGAGCCTGCAGTCCAGGTATTAGCAATTTCCTTTTACTGATCCTTAATTTATTGCCAGTTGGAAAATCAATCCATTGTCGTTAGGGTTGCAACACCCGACGATGTCCATTTCGCATCCATCATTACCGATGAGATGGAAGCTTCTGCCAAGGCCCGTGGAACCGGTATTGCCAAGCGTTCGCCGCAATACATTGAAGAAAAGATGCGGGAAGGCAAGTCTGTTATTGCACATACCGAAGATGGTACATGGGTAGGTTTCTGCTATATAGAAACCTGGAGCCATGGTGAGTATGTGGCCAATTCCGGGCTGATCGTTTCCCCGGCCTTTCGCAAAAGTGGCGTGGCCAAGCGAATCAAGCAGCGCATTTTCGAACTCAGCAGGGAAAAGTATCCTGAAGCCAAGATCTTTGGCCTCACTACCGGACTTGCGGTGATGAAGATCAATTCCGACCTGGGTTATGAGCCGGTGACCTACTCTGAGCTGACGCAGGATGAAGCCTTCTGGGCAGGATGCAAGAGCTGCGTGAATTATGATATCCTGATGAGTAAGGACAGGAAGAATTGCCTATGCACTGCCATGCTCTATGATCCCAAGGACCATTATGAGCCATCAGAGACCGCAGCTGAATTCAAGCAACACTCTAAAGCCTATGAAAGGTTGATGCGCATCAAACAGTCGAGGTTTATCAAGAACTTCCTTAAAAAGGAGAGTTCAAAGAAGCCAGGCGGCGCCGCAGTAGAGAAGAAGAAAATGTTCTCGCTGTTCAACTACTTCTTTAACCTTTAAACGAACCATAGCCAAACATGTCAAGGAAAGTTGTTCTCGGATTCAGCGGTGGACTGGATACCACCTTCTGCGTGAAGTACCTTAGTGAAGACAAAGGGTATGAAGTGCATTCCATTATTGTGAATACAGGCGGCTTCAGTGCTGAAGAGCTGTCCAGGATCGAGGCCCATGCCTATGCCCTCGGAGTAAAGAGCCATACCACCGTTAATGCGGTAAAAGGATATTACGACAGGATCATCCGTTACCTCATCTATGGTAATGTTTTGAAGAATAATACTTACCCGCTAAGCGTAAGTGCTGAGCGTTTGAGCCAGGCCCTGCATATCGCAGAACATGTCCGGGCACTTGGCGCTGATGCCGTTGCCCATGGCAGTACCGGTGCCGGTAATGACCAGGTGCGATTTGATATGATCTTCCATATCATGATCCCAGGGGTCGAGATCATTACACCGATCCGTGACCTTAAACTCAGCAGGGAAGAAGAGATCGGGTACCTGAAGAAAAAAGGGGTGGACATGAATGTTGAAAAGGCAATGTACTCCATCAACAAGGGACTTTGGGGAACCAGCGTTGGCGGAAGGGAAACCCTTTCCTCAAAGGGCATGTTGCCTGAGTCAGCCTGGCCTACCCAGGTGACCAAAACAGGTGAGGAAGAGGTAAAGCTGCACTTCGAGAAAGGCGAACTGACTGCGGTGAATGATAAAACCTTTGACCATCCATCTGAAGCCATCCAATACCTGCAAGCTATTGCGGGACCTTATGGTATTGGTCGCGATATCCATGTAGGAGATACTATTATTGGCATCAAGGGCAGGGTGGGTTTTGAAGCAGCAGCACCCATGGTGATCCTGAAGGCCCACCATGCATTGGAGAAACACGTTCTCACCAAATGGCAATTGAACTGGAAGGACCAACTGGCACAGTTTTACGGTAACTGGTTGCATGAAGGCCAGATCCTCGACCCCGTGATGCGTGATATTGAAGCTTATTTTGAACAGTCACAGCAGAATGTGACCGGTGATGTATATGTGCAGTTGATGCCTTATCGCTTTAGTGTGATCGGTATCGAATCTGCATTCGACCTGATGTCTTCAAAGTTTGGCAAATATGGGGAGATGAACACCGGATTCACCGGCGAAGACGTGAGGGGTTTCAGTAAGATATTTGGCAACCAGACCGCTATCTGGCAGGCTGTGAACAAAAAGGAGTCCTGACCCATTCATGAATCATTCAGCGTATGCCACACCGAACAGGCTGGTTATGGAAGTCAGTACAGCAGTTAAATGCTGCGGAGTAAAAATTAAACTATGATCAAAGCAGGAATAATAGGAGGTGCCGGTTACACCGGAGGTGAACTGATCAGGGTACTGGTCAATCATCCTGCAGTGGAACTCGCCTATATCCATAGTAAAAGCAATGCCGGTAATCCTGTGTACAAAGTGCACCAGGACCTTGTCGATGAAGCCAACCTTGTATTCACTGACCAGTACAGTGATGCCATTGATGTGCTCTTCTTGTGTACCGGTCATGGCGAAGCGCGTAAGTTCATGGAAGCCCAGCCTGTAGCTTCCCATGTAAAGGTGATCGACCTCTCGAATGACTTTCGCCTGCAGCACCAATCTTCCATTGGCGATCGCCAGTTCGTCTACGGCCTTCCGGAATTGCAGCGGGAAGAGATCAGGCAAGCCAGTAATATTGCCAACCCCGGTTGTTTTGCAACAGCCATCCAATTAGGGCTACTGCCATTGGCCAAGGCCGGTTTGCTGGATGAGATCTATACAACCGGTATTACAGGCTCCACGGGTGCAGGGCAGGGCTTGAGCACCACTTCGCATTTCAGTTGGAGGGCCAATAATATCCAGGCCTACAAGACCCTTACCCACCAGCACCTAGGCGAGATCGGCCAGTCGCTCCTGCAACTGCAGGGGGATAGCGACATAGATATCAGCTTCGTACCCTGGCGTGGAGATTTTACCAGGGGCATATTCATCAGTTCAACCGTCCATTGTGACCTGCCCAAGTCAACGATAGATGAGTTGTACCAGGAATATTACCAAGAACATCCCTTTACCGTGTTTTGTGATGATGCCATCTTCCTGAAACAGGTGGTCAATACCAATAAGTGTGTGGTGCAGGTAGAGAAGGTGGGAGCCAAGCTGGTGATCCATTCGGCGATTGACAACCTGCTGAAAGGAGCCAGTGGACAGGCAGTACAGAATATGAACCTGATGATGGGCCTTGATGAAAGCCTTGGATTGAAATTGAAGGCTGCTGCATTTTAAAGTCAAGTAACTAACCTGTCTATCCTGTTGCTGGTACCAAGATGGCAGCATGTGGATAGTAAAACAACCAAGCATGAAACTCTTCGACGTATACCCGCTGAATGATATCACCATCACCAGGGCCCTGGGCTCAAAGGTTTGGGATGAAAAAGGAAATGAATACCTGGATATGTATGGTGGCCATGCCGTTATTTCTATCGGTCATACCCATCCCCACTGGGTACACCGCTTAGAAGCGCAGTTGCACCAGATCGCCTTCTACTCCAATTCAATCAAGATCCCTTTGCAGGTGGAATTGGCAGAGAAGCTCGGCAAGCTGTCCGGCAAGGCTAATTACCAATTGTTTCTTTGTAATTCCGGGGCAGAGGCCAATGAGAATGCCATGAAACTGGCATCTTTCCATACCGGTAGGAAGAAGGTCATTGCCTTCAGGAAATCCTTCCATGGCCGCACTTCGCTGGCAGTAGCTGCAACTGACAATCCTGCTATTGTGGCGCCTGTCAACCAGACCACTAATATCATCTTCCTTCCCTTCAATGATGTGGATGCCCTCCGTGCCTGCTTTAAGGCGCAGGGTGCAGATATTGCGGCAGTGATCGTTGAGGGTATCCAGGGTGTTGGTGGCATCAATGTTGCCAGCGATGCCTTCCTGCAGGCCATCCGCATGTGTTGTGATGAGTATGGTGCCGTCTATATCGCAGATGCCGTACAGTGTGGATATGGGAGAAGCGGAAAGTTCTACGCACATGACCATGCCGGTGCCGATGCAGATATTTACAGCATGGCTAAGGGAATGGGCAATGGATTCCCGGTTGCGGGAATCTCTATTGCGCCGCATATCCAGCCTAAGCATGGCATGCTGGGTACAACCTTCGGCGGCAACCACCTGGCCTGTGCTGCTGCACTGGGGGTGTTGGAAGTAATGGAGAAGGAAGGCCTGATGTTTGAAGCCGCCCTCACCGGCAAATACCTGATGGAAGAGTTAAGCAGTTTACCCCATATCAGCAATATCCGTGGACGGGGATTAATGATCGGCTTTGATGTGCCGGAATCCCAGAAGGACCTCAGGAAGAACCTGCTTGTAAAGCATAAGATCTTCACAGGTGAGGCCAAGCCCAACGTGATCAGGCTGTTGCCTTCGCTGGCTCTGTCCAGGGAAGAGGCCGATCGTTTCCTGGAGGCCATGCGATCTGAATTGGCATGATGGCCGATCAGCTAACTAACATTATAGGACAACCGAAAATCGGATTCGATACCAACACCCAACCCAACAAGCGATGCAACAGTTTCTTTCCGTTGATGATGTAAGCAATATTGACCTCCTGGTGCAGCAGGCGCTGGCCTATAAAGCTGATCCCTACAGGGATCGTGAACTGGGCAGGAGCAAGCGGATCGGTCTGCTCTTCCTTAATCCCAGTATGCGGACCCGCTTGAGTACTCAGGTGGCTGCACAGAACCTGGGGATGGAAGCCATTGTATTTAATGTTGGAAGCGAAGGCTGGGCGCTGGAATTCGCAGAAGGCGCCATCATGAATGGCACTACTGTTGAGCATGTTAAGGATGCGGCCCCTGTAATGGGCAATTATTTCGATATCCTCGCCATCCGGACCTTCCCTTCTCTGAAGAGCAGGGAAGAAGACTATAGTGAAGCCTATATCAGGCAATTCGTAAAATATGCAGGCATTCCTGTCGTGAGCCTCGAGAGTGCCACCCTTCATCCGCTGCAAAGCCTGACCGATATCATCACCATGACGGAGGCCCTGCCTGCCCTTCCGCCAGGGAAGAAGCCCAAAGTGGTATTGACATGGGCGCCGCATGTAAAAGCACTTCCCCAATGCGTGGCCAATAGTTTTGCGCAATGGGTGAATGCCTGGGGGCAGGCTGATTTTGTGGTGACCCATCCTGAAGGATACGAGTTGGACACCCGGTTCACCAATGGTGCAACCATTATGCATGACCAGGAGATGGCATTGAAGGATTCGGATTTTGTATACGTGAAGAACTGGAGTGCCTATTCAGACTATGGAAAGGTATTGTGTACCGATGAAGCCTGGATGCTTAACAATGCTAAACTGCAACTGACCAATAATGCGAAGGTGATGCACTGCCTGCCGGTAAGGAGGAATGTTGAACTGAGCGATGAGATCCTGGATGGCCCCAACAGCCTGGTGACCCGTGAAGCCTCCAATCGCGTCTGGGCTGCACAAGCCGTACTGGCAGAGATCCTGCGCAGTTCCATTAAGAGGTAAGAGTTTAATTGGTTATCTAAATCCATCTTACCCATAACGCCTTCGTGCCTATTCGTGCCTTAGTGCCTTCGTGGCAAAAAAATATCGAATTATGATCTACGTTATCAAAATAGGCGGTAATGTAATTGATGCGGAACCCTCCCTCCGCAGTTTCCTCCAGGCCTTCTCACAAGTGGAAGGAAAAAAGCTGTTGGTACATGGTGGCGGCAAGATCGCAACCCGTATCGGCGACAAGTTAGGGATCGTATCCCAGTATGTTGACGGCCGCCGGATTACCGATGCCGGTACCATTGACCTGGTGACCATGGTGTATGGGGGATTGGTGAATAAACAGATCGTTGCCCAATTACAGTCCCTGGGAACCGATGCCATTGGCCTTACCGGTGCGGATGGCAACCTGGTACCCGCACATAAAAGGCCGGTAAAGACCATCGACTATGGCTTTGTGGGTGATATTGATACCAACCTCATTCCATCAGCAAAATGGTATAACTTAATAGAGCAGGGCATGGTACCGGTAGTAGCCCCCCTTACCCATGATGGCATGGGGAATATGCTCAATACCAATGCCGATACCATTGCTTCCGCTCTGGCAATTGCCTTGTCAAAGCATGAGCCGGTAAGGCTTATCTATTGTTTTGAAAAGAAAGGTGTATTGGAATCCGTTGAAGATGATGGTTCCGTTATCAGGAAGATAGATAAGGTATCGTATGCCAGCCTTAAAACAGGACAGAAATTATTTGCAGGTATTTTGCCCAAGTTGGACAATGCCTTTGCAGCCATTGACGCTGGTGTGAAGGAAGTGCTGATCGGGCATGCAGATGACCTGTTGCAGAATACCACGGAATCAACCACCGGAACATTAATAACCGCATGAGCATGGAACAATTACAGGAAGAGGCTATTGGTTTATTGCTGTCCCTGGTCGCAATCCCCTCATTCAGTAAGGAAGAGGATAAGACTGCAACCTGCATACAGGACTACCTCTTATCAAAAGGTTTAGAGGCTAACCGCTACCTGAATAATGTCTGGGCTCTGAACCGGCATTTCGACCCGCATAAACCGGTGATCCTGCTGAACTCCCACCATGATACGGTAAAGCCCAATCCCCAATACAACAGGGATCCTTTCCAGCCAGTCATTGAAGACGGGCGGCTGTATGGACTGGGAAGCAATGATGCGGGAGGACCGCTGGTGGCCCTGATTGCCTGTTTCCTTAATTTCTTCGATAAGCCATCCCTTCCCTATAACCTGGTGTTGGCGGCAACGGCTGAAGAAGAGATATCCGGTTTGAATGGGATCGAAGGTTTGCTCAAGCATGAAACCTTCCTGGAAGCAACAGGGGTGGCCGCAAGGCCTCAACAGGTTCGCTTCCACCATTGGTCGGCCATTGTGGGTGAGCCAACGCAAATGCAGTTGGCGGTAGCGGAGAAAGGATTGCTGGTCCTGGATTGCGTGGCGCATGGGAAGGCTGGTCATGCCGCAAGGGAAGAAGGGGAGAATGCCATCTATAAAGCCATGCAGGATATAGAATGGTTCCGTACCCATCGGTTTGCAAAGGTTTCAGAGACACTTGGGTCGGTGAAGATGAATGTGACGGTGATCCAAACCGAGAACAAGGCGCATAATGTAGTTCCCGCCACCTGCAATTTTACCGTGGATATCAGGGTGACAGATGCCTATACCCATGAAGAGATAATAGAGGCCGTTCGGCAGAATGTATTTGCCGAGGTGAAGCCGCGGAGCATGCGGATGCGGGCCACGGGTATTGTCAATGAGCACCCGCTGGTGAAGGCCGGTTTGGCGATGGGCAAGAAGACCTATGGGTCGCCCACCTGTTCAGATAAGGCGCTGATGCCTTTCCCCGCTTTGAAGTGCGGACCCGGCGATAGCGCCAGGAGCCATTCCGCAGATGAATACATATTTGTGGAGGAAGTAAAGCAGGGGATAAAGGAATACATTGAATTGATAGGCCGGGTCTTTGGGGAAGGATAATGGATAACAAGTTAACCCCATAAGAGGCCTATTTAGCTGCGCCCGATGAGGTTAGAGGCCACTAAGGCGCTAAGGCACGAAGGAGTCACAAAGACGCCTTTGTGCAAATTAGTGTCTTAGAGGCTTCGTGGCCCTACCAGGGGGATATTAAAACAATACTAGAAACATACTCATACACCTATTGAAATATTTACAACCATGAAACTCTGGCAAAAGAACACCCAGTCACTGGCGGAAGTGGAGAAATTTACGGTTGGGCGGGATCGTGAGTTTGACGAGATGATGGCCAGGCAGGATGTGTTGGGCAATATGGCCCATGCCATCATGCTGGGTGAAGTAGGCCTGCTGACTGCCCCTGAAGTGGCAGAGCTGCTGGCAGCGCTAAAGAAGATCTACGGTAGTATCGAGGCCGGTGAGTTTCGTATTGAGCCCGGGGTGGAAGATGTGCATTCCCAGGTGGAGTTCCTGCTCACCCGTTCACTCGGCGATACTGGGAAGAAGATCCATAGTGCCAGGAGCCGTAATGATCAGGTGCTGGTAGACCTCAAACTCTTCCTGCGCGATGAACTGCAATCGCTGGTAGAAGCAGTTTTGCCCTTCTTCCAATTGCTGCAGGAGCAGAGCGAGCAATACAAGGATCATTTGTTGCCCGGTTATACCCATTTGCAATTGGCCATGCCTTCTTCCTTTGGCCTTTGGTTCGGGGCCTATGCGGAAAGCCTGGTCGATGACCTCCAGACCCTTCAGGCTGCCTACCAGGTGGTGAACAA is drawn from Flavihumibacter rivuli and contains these coding sequences:
- a CDS encoding GH3 auxin-responsive promoter family protein — its product is MKFKSFLAKPFASYVYKQVKRSMQNAVADQEAIFRELVKTGAGTQFGKDHHLAEVSGHEQFTQAIPIRDYEQYKPYIELVKEGKHNILWKGKPIYFAKTSGTTSGVKYIPITKDSIPNHINTARNALLCYMAESGNTAFADGNMIFLSGSPELERVGGIPTGRLSGIVNHHIPSYLRKNQLPSYETNCIEDWETKLDKIVGETINRNMTLISGIPPWMQMYFDRLMDISGKRIKDVFPNFSVLVHGGVNFSPYKSRLFESIGRPIAAIETFPASEGFFAFQDSQHAEGLLLNTNSGIFFEFVPANEIFNENPTRLSLKDVKVGENYALIINSNAGLWGYNIGDTVKFVSTNPYRIVVSGRTKHFISAFGEHVIGEEVEYSLMKAAKEERLQITEFTVAPMISQGAGKSYHEWFIEFEKAPDNLEAFASRVDANLREKNIYYDDLITGNILLPLKISVVQRNGFIEYMKSIGKLGGQNKVPRLSNDRKLADALQPWIN
- a CDS encoding GNAT family N-acetyltransferase; amino-acid sequence: MENQSIVVRVATPDDVHFASIITDEMEASAKARGTGIAKRSPQYIEEKMREGKSVIAHTEDGTWVGFCYIETWSHGEYVANSGLIVSPAFRKSGVAKRIKQRIFELSREKYPEAKIFGLTTGLAVMKINSDLGYEPVTYSELTQDEAFWAGCKSCVNYDILMSKDRKNCLCTAMLYDPKDHYEPSETAAEFKQHSKAYERLMRIKQSRFIKNFLKKESSKKPGGAAVEKKKMFSLFNYFFNL
- a CDS encoding argininosuccinate synthase → MSRKVVLGFSGGLDTTFCVKYLSEDKGYEVHSIIVNTGGFSAEELSRIEAHAYALGVKSHTTVNAVKGYYDRIIRYLIYGNVLKNNTYPLSVSAERLSQALHIAEHVRALGADAVAHGSTGAGNDQVRFDMIFHIMIPGVEIITPIRDLKLSREEEIGYLKKKGVDMNVEKAMYSINKGLWGTSVGGRETLSSKGMLPESAWPTQVTKTGEEEVKLHFEKGELTAVNDKTFDHPSEAIQYLQAIAGPYGIGRDIHVGDTIIGIKGRVGFEAAAPMVILKAHHALEKHVLTKWQLNWKDQLAQFYGNWLHEGQILDPVMRDIEAYFEQSQQNVTGDVYVQLMPYRFSVIGIESAFDLMSSKFGKYGEMNTGFTGEDVRGFSKIFGNQTAIWQAVNKKES
- the argC gene encoding N-acetyl-gamma-glutamyl-phosphate reductase → MIKAGIIGGAGYTGGELIRVLVNHPAVELAYIHSKSNAGNPVYKVHQDLVDEANLVFTDQYSDAIDVLFLCTGHGEARKFMEAQPVASHVKVIDLSNDFRLQHQSSIGDRQFVYGLPELQREEIRQASNIANPGCFATAIQLGLLPLAKAGLLDEIYTTGITGSTGAGQGLSTTSHFSWRANNIQAYKTLTHQHLGEIGQSLLQLQGDSDIDISFVPWRGDFTRGIFISSTVHCDLPKSTIDELYQEYYQEHPFTVFCDDAIFLKQVVNTNKCVVQVEKVGAKLVIHSAIDNLLKGASGQAVQNMNLMMGLDESLGLKLKAAAF
- a CDS encoding aspartate aminotransferase family protein; translated protein: MKLFDVYPLNDITITRALGSKVWDEKGNEYLDMYGGHAVISIGHTHPHWVHRLEAQLHQIAFYSNSIKIPLQVELAEKLGKLSGKANYQLFLCNSGAEANENAMKLASFHTGRKKVIAFRKSFHGRTSLAVAATDNPAIVAPVNQTTNIIFLPFNDVDALRACFKAQGADIAAVIVEGIQGVGGINVASDAFLQAIRMCCDEYGAVYIADAVQCGYGRSGKFYAHDHAGADADIYSMAKGMGNGFPVAGISIAPHIQPKHGMLGTTFGGNHLACAAALGVLEVMEKEGLMFEAALTGKYLMEELSSLPHISNIRGRGLMIGFDVPESQKDLRKNLLVKHKIFTGEAKPNVIRLLPSLALSREEADRFLEAMRSELA
- a CDS encoding acetylornithine carbamoyltransferase translates to MQQFLSVDDVSNIDLLVQQALAYKADPYRDRELGRSKRIGLLFLNPSMRTRLSTQVAAQNLGMEAIVFNVGSEGWALEFAEGAIMNGTTVEHVKDAAPVMGNYFDILAIRTFPSLKSREEDYSEAYIRQFVKYAGIPVVSLESATLHPLQSLTDIITMTEALPALPPGKKPKVVLTWAPHVKALPQCVANSFAQWVNAWGQADFVVTHPEGYELDTRFTNGATIMHDQEMALKDSDFVYVKNWSAYSDYGKVLCTDEAWMLNNAKLQLTNNAKVMHCLPVRRNVELSDEILDGPNSLVTREASNRVWAAQAVLAEILRSSIKR
- the argB gene encoding acetylglutamate kinase, with amino-acid sequence MIYVIKIGGNVIDAEPSLRSFLQAFSQVEGKKLLVHGGGKIATRIGDKLGIVSQYVDGRRITDAGTIDLVTMVYGGLVNKQIVAQLQSLGTDAIGLTGADGNLVPAHKRPVKTIDYGFVGDIDTNLIPSAKWYNLIEQGMVPVVAPLTHDGMGNMLNTNADTIASALAIALSKHEPVRLIYCFEKKGVLESVEDDGSVIRKIDKVSYASLKTGQKLFAGILPKLDNAFAAIDAGVKEVLIGHADDLLQNTTESTTGTLITA
- a CDS encoding M20 family metallo-hydrolase — translated: MEQLQEEAIGLLLSLVAIPSFSKEEDKTATCIQDYLLSKGLEANRYLNNVWALNRHFDPHKPVILLNSHHDTVKPNPQYNRDPFQPVIEDGRLYGLGSNDAGGPLVALIACFLNFFDKPSLPYNLVLAATAEEEISGLNGIEGLLKHETFLEATGVAARPQQVRFHHWSAIVGEPTQMQLAVAEKGLLVLDCVAHGKAGHAAREEGENAIYKAMQDIEWFRTHRFAKVSETLGSVKMNVTVIQTENKAHNVVPATCNFTVDIRVTDAYTHEEIIEAVRQNVFAEVKPRSMRMRATGIVNEHPLVKAGLAMGKKTYGSPTCSDKALMPFPALKCGPGDSARSHSADEYIFVEEVKQGIKEYIELIGRVFGEG